In Rhodococcus rhodochrous, a single genomic region encodes these proteins:
- a CDS encoding uracil-DNA glycosylase: MQIPRFPRAMRQPSVRADRAAHIYAPHVAPINRLVDTISNERQVDNLPYIDPTFGGTEASVLLMLKAPEADADPSRSGPRFLSLDNDDPVAARIFEACSKEGIGRSSLVAWNICPFPIAGSAPNAEELRWATPYNRQLLSLLPKLKVVVLLGAPAKSGWKRCGFRVPGAEIIEGASPSAPGINHPRNREAFESAMRSAAEALEGED, encoded by the coding sequence GTGCAGATTCCGCGCTTCCCTCGTGCCATGAGACAGCCGAGCGTCCGTGCTGATCGGGCCGCTCACATCTATGCGCCGCATGTCGCACCGATCAACAGGCTGGTCGACACGATCAGCAACGAGCGGCAGGTCGACAACTTGCCCTACATCGACCCGACATTCGGTGGTACGGAAGCGTCAGTACTTCTGATGCTGAAAGCACCCGAAGCCGACGCAGATCCGAGCCGATCCGGACCTCGCTTCCTCAGCCTCGACAACGACGACCCCGTGGCAGCACGGATCTTCGAGGCATGCAGCAAGGAGGGGATCGGCCGTTCCTCGTTGGTCGCGTGGAACATCTGCCCTTTCCCCATTGCCGGTTCGGCGCCGAATGCAGAAGAACTGAGGTGGGCGACGCCCTACAACAGGCAACTGTTGAGTCTGTTGCCCAAGCTGAAGGTTGTCGTCTTGCTCGGCGCGCCGGCCAAATCGGGCTGGAAGCGCTGCGGTTTCCGCGTGCCGGGAGCCGAGATCATCGAAGGAGCATCGCCATCTGCTCCCGGCATCAACCACCCTCGGAACCGAGAAGCTTTCGAGTCCGCCATGCGGAGCGCCGCGGAAGCGCTCGAGGGAGAAGATTGA
- a CDS encoding alpha/beta hydrolase, translating into MPAPATHIEPDESSESTRRHLSVFGLDFVGLVVALFFFAWSLSPSLIPREWYFQGLISGVTGIVGYGIGVLIAFPARRWIAPRLTWWRRRHTVRRIAEVLVALIAVGTLLGSLLAAAGWQNEVRALMGIETTTGFAYLRTGLVSVAIFAALLYVARGLRWVGRRFAEFLATRLRVPVAAAGVLAPVILVLAVVVFIDQVLLASSSMAARVVFADDNNSTDSGVEQPQIPERSGSPASASSWESLGRQGRTFVAGGMDAEELAELNGAPALEPIRVYAGLEADGTTDEQVQLILDELDRTKAWEREILVVAGTTGTGWVNPFAADSIEAIYSGNSAIAAIQYSFLPSWISFLVDGSAAKAAGNALINGVHERWSQLPEEQRPKLVVYGESLGSQSAEAAFDDLADMRSEIDGALFVGPPNSNQLWRSIVDHRDPGSPEVLPVYEDGVAMRFASDLRTLEDQQGLWNDPRVLYLQHASDPVVWWGPGVLFERPDWLAEPPGADRSPSMRWYPIVTFAQVAADIMVGTSPPVGHGHNYEDLIPYGWAAVTSPEGWTLSDTQRIAEAVEHLDDGE; encoded by the coding sequence GTGCCTGCTCCCGCCACACATATCGAACCCGACGAGTCGAGTGAAAGCACCCGACGCCACCTCTCCGTATTCGGCCTCGACTTCGTCGGCCTCGTCGTCGCCCTGTTCTTCTTTGCGTGGAGCCTGAGCCCCTCCCTCATCCCCCGCGAGTGGTATTTCCAGGGACTCATCAGTGGCGTAACAGGCATCGTCGGTTACGGCATCGGTGTGCTCATCGCCTTTCCCGCTCGGCGATGGATCGCTCCGCGTCTCACATGGTGGCGACGGCGCCACACAGTCCGCCGCATCGCCGAAGTGCTGGTCGCCCTCATCGCGGTAGGGACACTTCTGGGGAGCCTGCTCGCCGCGGCGGGATGGCAGAACGAGGTCCGTGCACTCATGGGCATCGAAACCACGACGGGCTTCGCGTATCTCCGCACCGGTCTGGTGAGCGTCGCGATCTTCGCTGCCCTCCTCTACGTCGCGCGTGGATTGCGGTGGGTCGGACGACGCTTCGCGGAGTTCCTCGCGACCCGCCTGCGCGTTCCGGTCGCCGCGGCCGGCGTTCTCGCACCGGTGATCCTCGTGCTTGCGGTGGTCGTGTTCATCGACCAGGTTCTGCTCGCGAGCAGTTCTATGGCGGCACGCGTCGTCTTCGCCGACGACAACAACAGCACCGATTCCGGCGTGGAGCAGCCGCAGATTCCCGAGCGATCGGGCAGCCCGGCATCTGCGTCGTCGTGGGAGAGTCTCGGTCGTCAGGGGCGCACGTTCGTCGCCGGTGGGATGGACGCCGAAGAACTGGCCGAACTGAACGGCGCACCGGCACTCGAACCCATACGGGTGTACGCGGGACTCGAAGCAGACGGCACCACCGACGAACAGGTGCAGTTGATCCTCGACGAACTCGACCGGACGAAGGCGTGGGAGCGCGAAATCCTCGTGGTCGCCGGCACCACCGGAACCGGGTGGGTGAACCCGTTCGCCGCCGACTCGATCGAGGCGATCTACAGCGGCAACTCGGCGATCGCCGCGATCCAGTACTCCTTCCTACCGAGTTGGATCTCCTTCCTCGTCGACGGCTCCGCTGCCAAGGCAGCCGGCAATGCACTGATCAACGGTGTTCACGAACGCTGGTCGCAACTGCCGGAGGAGCAGCGACCGAAGCTCGTGGTCTACGGCGAGAGCCTCGGCTCGCAGTCCGCCGAGGCAGCCTTCGACGACCTCGCCGACATGCGCAGCGAGATCGACGGCGCGCTGTTCGTCGGACCTCCGAACTCGAACCAGCTGTGGCGCAGCATCGTCGACCATCGCGACCCCGGCAGCCCCGAGGTCCTGCCCGTCTACGAGGACGGCGTCGCGATGCGGTTCGCCTCCGACCTGCGGACGCTCGAAGATCAGCAGGGGCTGTGGAACGACCCGCGGGTGCTGTACCTACAGCACGCGTCCGATCCGGTGGTGTGGTGGGGACCGGGCGTGCTGTTCGAGCGACCCGACTGGCTCGCCGAACCTCCGGGCGCGGATCGCTCACCGTCGATGCGGTGGTACCCGATCGTCACCTTCGCTCAGGTCGCGGCCGACATCATGGTCGGCACCTCGCCACCCGTCGGTCACGGGCACAACTACGAGGACCTCATCCCCTACGGGTGGGCCGCGGTGACGTCCCCCGAGGGGTGGACGCTCTCTGACACTCAGCGGATCGCCGAGGCCGTCGAACACCTCGATGACGGCGAGTAA
- the istB gene encoding IS21-like element helper ATPase IstB, translated as MSSSSTAVPPAVAALPADLDAGLRRLKLATVRRTAAEVLQTAKTQRWTPEEVLRTLIEAELAARDASNIAARLKAAAFPVAKTLDSFIVAESSIPPATFDYLIGLEWVRAHANLALVGPPGTGKSHTLIGLGIAAVHAGHKVRYFTAADLVETLYRGLADNTVGKTIDTLLRADLIIVDEVGFAPLDDTGTQLLFRLVAGAYERRSLAVASHWPFEQWGRFLPEHTTAAGILDRLLHHATVVLTDGESYRMRQARHERGERP; from the coding sequence ATGAGCAGTTCGAGCACCGCCGTTCCGCCGGCGGTCGCGGCGTTGCCCGCCGACCTCGACGCCGGTCTGCGCCGACTCAAACTCGCCACCGTCCGCCGCACCGCCGCCGAGGTCCTGCAGACCGCCAAGACCCAACGCTGGACTCCGGAGGAGGTGCTGCGCACCCTGATCGAAGCGGAGTTGGCCGCCCGCGACGCCTCCAACATCGCCGCCCGACTCAAAGCGGCCGCGTTCCCCGTCGCCAAGACCCTCGACAGTTTCATCGTCGCCGAGTCCTCCATCCCACCAGCCACATTCGACTACCTGATCGGTTTGGAATGGGTTCGTGCCCACGCCAATCTGGCGCTGGTCGGCCCGCCGGGGACCGGAAAATCCCACACCCTGATCGGGTTGGGGATCGCGGCCGTGCACGCCGGGCACAAGGTCCGCTATTTCACCGCCGCCGACCTCGTCGAAACCCTCTACCGCGGCCTGGCCGACAACACCGTCGGCAAGACCATCGACACGCTGTTGCGGGCAGATCTGATCATCGTCGACGAGGTCGGGTTCGCGCCGCTGGACGACACCGGCACCCAGTTGCTGTTCCGACTCGTCGCCGGCGCCTACGAACGCCGATCCCTGGCGGTCGCCTCGCACTGGCCGTTCGAGCAGTGGGGCCGGTTCCTGCCCGAACACACCACCGCCGCCGGCATCCTCGACCGGCTCTTGCACCACGCCACCGTCGTGCTCACCGACGGTGAGTCCTACCGGATGCGCCAGGCCCGACACGAACGAGGTGAACGCCCCTGA
- the istA gene encoding IS21 family transposase gives MKSAKDRMDIISAYREVGTYRGAAEMCGTTHKTVRRVIERFEAGDTPPPRQPRPRNYDTVTEIVAERIASSRGRISAKRLLPIAAAAGYTGSDRNFRRLVADERTKWRKNNHRGRRPAVWTPGEYLVIDWATLGAGLHLFCAVLAYSRWRFVAFATDERAATTLTLIAEALAAIGGVPTKVLADRMACLKGAVVANVVVPTPDYVRMATHYGFRPDFCHAADPESKGVVEHLVGYAQRDLVVPLLTDADLSGRPVNLAAANAAAKAWCIEVNTRVHTEIDAVPAQRLREEQAVLGPLPSLRLQIGPPPVTRKVDKLSCIRFGSARYSVPTRLIGATVTVTAGEGRLLIADPATGEVAAEHALTAPGTASILDEHYPTPRQAPSRGPRPKTEVEKRFCALGPVAEQFLVGAAAAANTRLPAELAVLLDLQAAHGTDALLAALTRAVAFRRFRADDVRSILDAGAGVPQPRPGGEALVLDLPTAPTRSLDAYAVTREETAR, from the coding sequence TTGAAGTCTGCGAAGGACCGCATGGACATCATTTCCGCCTACCGCGAGGTCGGCACCTACCGAGGCGCCGCCGAGATGTGCGGCACCACCCACAAAACCGTCCGCCGTGTCATCGAACGATTCGAAGCCGGCGACACCCCGCCCCCACGGCAACCCCGCCCCCGCAACTACGACACCGTCACCGAGATCGTCGCAGAACGCATCGCCTCGTCCCGAGGCAGAATCTCCGCCAAACGCCTGCTCCCCATCGCCGCGGCCGCCGGATACACCGGCTCGGACCGCAACTTCCGCCGCCTCGTCGCCGACGAGAGAACCAAGTGGCGCAAAAACAATCACCGCGGCCGCCGTCCCGCCGTGTGGACACCGGGTGAATACCTGGTCATCGACTGGGCCACCCTCGGTGCCGGTCTGCACCTGTTCTGCGCGGTGCTGGCGTATTCACGGTGGCGGTTCGTCGCCTTCGCCACCGACGAACGCGCCGCCACCACCTTGACGTTGATCGCCGAGGCCCTCGCCGCGATCGGCGGGGTGCCCACCAAGGTCCTGGCCGACCGGATGGCCTGCCTCAAAGGCGCAGTCGTGGCGAACGTGGTGGTCCCGACCCCGGACTACGTGCGGATGGCCACCCACTACGGGTTCCGTCCCGACTTCTGCCACGCCGCCGACCCCGAGTCGAAGGGCGTCGTCGAACACCTCGTCGGCTACGCCCAACGCGACCTGGTCGTCCCGCTGCTCACCGACGCCGACCTGTCCGGCCGACCGGTGAACCTGGCCGCCGCGAACGCCGCCGCGAAGGCCTGGTGCATCGAGGTCAACACCCGGGTGCACACCGAGATCGACGCGGTCCCCGCCCAGCGACTGCGCGAGGAACAGGCCGTGCTCGGGCCGCTGCCGTCGCTGCGCCTGCAGATCGGGCCGCCGCCGGTGACCCGCAAGGTCGACAAGCTCTCCTGCATCCGCTTCGGCTCGGCCCGCTATTCGGTGCCGACCCGACTGATCGGGGCCACCGTCACCGTCACCGCCGGCGAGGGGCGACTGCTGATCGCCGACCCCGCCACAGGGGAGGTCGCCGCCGAGCACGCGCTCACCGCCCCGGGCACCGCGTCGATCCTCGACGAGCACTACCCGACCCCGCGACAGGCTCCCAGTCGCGGTCCGCGACCGAAAACCGAAGTCGAGAAACGATTCTGCGCACTCGGCCCGGTCGCCGAACAGTTCCTCGTCGGTGCCGCCGCGGCCGCCAACACCCGCCTGCCCGCCGAACTCGCGGTGCTGCTGGATCTGCAGGCCGCGCACGGCACCGATGCCCTGCTCGCCGCCCTGACCCGGGCGGTGGCGTTCCGGCGGTTCCGCGCCGACGACGTCCGGTCCATCCTCGACGCCGGCGCCGGGGTTCCCCAACCCCGCCCCGGCGGTGAGGCGCTGGTGCTGGACTTGCCGACCGCCCCGACCCGATCTCTCGACGCCTACGCCGTCACCCGAGAGGAGACCGCGCGATGA
- a CDS encoding LLM class flavin-dependent oxidoreductase, with the protein MPPASAGLDELRWFATDPRTSIPRIDTAVLATFVAAATRNLGLVATLPTFAYHPYLMARLIGSLDAVSNGRGARNVVTGAQPPAFQNFGMEMDHAVDRYAHATEYVELVKQIWNSWDPDSIVGKDGVFADPAKVHNVEFQGDFIQHSGTALISGPSPQGRPVIAYRVSKV; encoded by the coding sequence ATGCCCCCTGCATCAGCGGGACTCGACGAGCTCCGTTGGTTCGCAACGGATCCACGTACATCGATTCCGCGCATCGACACGGCCGTTCTCGCTACGTTCGTCGCTGCCGCCACCCGGAATCTCGGACTCGTGGCGACGTTGCCGACCTTTGCATACCACCCGTACCTCATGGCGCGCCTCATCGGTTCGCTCGATGCCGTGTCGAACGGACGCGGAGCTCGGAATGTGGTGACCGGAGCCCAGCCGCCGGCATTCCAGAACTTCGGCATGGAGATGGATCACGCCGTCGATCGCTACGCGCACGCAACCGAGTACGTCGAACTCGTCAAGCAGATCTGGAACTCGTGGGATCCCGACTCCATCGTCGGCAAGGACGGAGTTTTCGCCGATCCCGCCAAGGTCCACAACGTCGAATTCCAGGGTGATTTCATCCAGCACTCTGGCACCGCCCTCATCTCCGGTCCGAGTCCCCAGGGTCGACCGGTGATCGCGTATCGAGTGTCGAAGGTATGA